A part of Agrobacterium vitis genomic DNA contains:
- a CDS encoding transporter substrate-binding protein: MTRMTVPISILFSTTGPYAALGREAVDGAMAAIAQINTDTAYALQIEAKLADPGGNAERYGLMAEAATRDDGCKHIIGAITSWSRKEILPVVERSGTLLWYAFPYEGYEASDSALYLGACPNQHLLPLFAHILPRFGRRPFIVGSNYIWGWEVSRIARELTEASGGQVVADRYMPLGSTQVNHLIAEIRQKRPDFILSNLVGQSAAAFLAAYDALRREDPAFGPEHCPVTACNLCETDLAVLEPSARIGHITTSVYFQGLESEENQDFKAGIARRYGQDRRLTTPFVSAYTAVMVLAQAIADVGSDMPEAVRHAATNRLFHTPLGPLKIDPRTQHAALRPHIALSDHDGSFTLFQSAAAPIEADPYLVRSQPKRMEDTPPTPKPQTSPSLKVIK, encoded by the coding sequence ATGACGAGGATGACCGTTCCGATTTCGATCCTGTTCTCGACCACCGGGCCTTATGCGGCACTCGGTCGGGAAGCCGTGGATGGAGCGATGGCGGCCATTGCGCAGATCAATACCGATACGGCATATGCTCTTCAAATCGAGGCGAAACTGGCCGATCCCGGTGGCAATGCCGAGCGCTATGGATTGATGGCGGAAGCGGCTACCCGCGACGATGGCTGCAAGCATATCATAGGCGCCATCACGTCCTGGAGCCGCAAGGAAATCCTGCCGGTGGTCGAACGCTCCGGTACCCTGCTCTGGTATGCCTTTCCTTATGAAGGCTATGAAGCAAGCGACAGCGCGCTTTATCTCGGCGCCTGTCCCAACCAGCATCTTCTGCCGCTGTTTGCGCATATCCTGCCACGGTTCGGGCGACGGCCTTTCATTGTCGGGTCCAATTATATCTGGGGATGGGAAGTCAGCCGGATCGCCCGGGAACTGACCGAGGCCAGCGGCGGCCAGGTCGTCGCGGACCGGTATATGCCGCTTGGCTCTACCCAGGTCAATCACCTGATTGCCGAAATCCGCCAGAAGCGGCCCGATTTCATCCTGAGCAATCTCGTCGGCCAGTCGGCTGCCGCCTTTCTGGCCGCCTATGACGCCCTGCGGCGCGAAGATCCCGCTTTCGGCCCGGAACACTGTCCTGTCACCGCCTGCAATCTCTGCGAAACGGATCTCGCCGTTCTGGAGCCATCCGCCCGGATTGGCCATATCACCACATCTGTCTATTTCCAGGGACTGGAGAGCGAAGAAAACCAGGACTTCAAGGCAGGAATCGCACGGCGTTACGGGCAGGACCGCCGCCTGACCACACCTTTCGTGTCGGCCTATACCGCTGTGATGGTTCTGGCGCAGGCCATTGCCGATGTGGGCAGCGACATGCCGGAGGCCGTGCGCCATGCCGCCACGAACCGGCTGTTTCACACCCCGCTTGGGCCATTGAAAATCGACCCCCGCACCCAGCACGCCGCGCTTCGTCCGCATATCGCGCTTTCGGACCACGATGGTTCCTTCACGCTGTTTCAGAGTGCGGCGGCGCCCATTGAGGCTGATCCTTATCTGGTGCGCAGCCAACCAAAGCGAATGGAAGACACTCCACCCACGCCTAAACCCCAGACCTCACCATCGCTGAAGGTGATCAAATGA
- a CDS encoding LysR family transcriptional regulator yields MHIKALIYFDELVRTRSMRAAAERLNVQPTAFARQIDQLEHYFGTVLIERSSRGIQLTAAGELLAARAGKTLRELNHVHQLIDDLQGLKRGHVTIHANGATVANLLAPALADFSLIYPNIRFSVTISSAGQAMEALSSAKADMAVTLFSEPDPGIRVRARAQIVYDVIAASHHPAARLAEMTVTELARFPLAVPDGSFGARRAFDAWFSRAGLELDPVFVTGSLEMQRELVLRSAALTLLPAQTVARERRSGELVVIPIAGGAGIRTPIDLCVAGDRQLSFAASKLVDAVERFMREQMGK; encoded by the coding sequence ATGCACATAAAAGCGCTGATCTATTTCGATGAACTGGTGCGGACCCGGTCGATGCGGGCGGCTGCCGAGCGTTTGAACGTGCAGCCCACCGCCTTTGCCCGACAGATCGATCAGTTGGAGCATTATTTCGGCACGGTGCTGATCGAGCGGTCGAGCCGGGGCATCCAGTTGACGGCGGCGGGCGAGTTGCTGGCGGCAAGAGCGGGCAAGACATTGCGCGAGCTGAACCATGTTCATCAGTTGATCGACGATCTCCAGGGCTTGAAGCGCGGTCATGTCACTATCCACGCAAACGGTGCGACGGTGGCCAATCTGCTGGCACCGGCACTGGCCGATTTCAGCCTGATCTATCCCAATATCCGGTTTTCGGTGACCATTTCCAGCGCCGGTCAGGCGATGGAGGCCTTGTCGAGCGCCAAGGCGGACATGGCCGTTACCCTGTTTTCAGAGCCTGATCCGGGCATAAGGGTGCGGGCACGGGCGCAGATCGTTTATGATGTCATCGCCGCCAGCCATCATCCGGCAGCGCGCCTGGCGGAAATGACCGTCACCGAGCTTGCCCGGTTTCCGCTGGCGGTGCCGGATGGGTCCTTTGGTGCGCGCCGCGCCTTCGATGCCTGGTTTTCCAGGGCCGGTCTGGAGCTTGATCCGGTCTTCGTGACGGGATCGCTGGAAATGCAGCGGGAACTGGTATTGCGTAGTGCAGCCCTGACGCTGCTGCCAGCCCAGACGGTGGCGCGCGAGCGCCGGTCCGGCGAACTGGTGGTTATCCCGATTGCCGGTGGGGCTGGCATCCGCACACCCATCGATCTGTGCGTCGCCGGGGACCGGCAATTGTCGTTTGCGGCGTCAAAGCTGGTGGATGCGGTTGAGCGGTTCATGCGCGAACAGATGGGGAAATGA
- a CDS encoding ABC transporter substrate-binding protein — MTIAVTTVSLVGPGLATAAQRTLTLGMNIEPTGLDPTVAAPVAIGQVTWQNIFEGLVAIDRDGKIVPQLAKSWAISPDGLTYTFKLQEGVTFHDGEAFDSSVAKFTLDRARGPDSTNGQKRFFSAIDSIETPDKTTLVLKLKEPAGSLLYWLGWPASVMVAPKTAADDKTNPIGTGPFKFVSWAKGDRVELAANPDYWNKQVKLGLDKVVFRFIPDAQAQAAALKSGGVDAFPEFSAPELMDSFKDDAKLATVVGNTELKVVAGMNNSRKPFNDKRVRQALMMAIDRSTLVEGAWSGYGTVIGSHYTPNDPGYVDTTKVLPYNPEKAKALLEEAGYPNGFSFTIKTPQMTYAPRSAEIMQAMLAEIGVTMTIEPTEFPGKWVSDVFKGTDYDMTIVAHAEPMDIDIYARDPYYFNYKNPVFNETIKKIQATSDPAAQATLYGQAQQILAEDVPALYLFVMPKLGVWNKKIKGLWENEPIPANVLTDVHWED; from the coding sequence ATGACGATTGCGGTGACGACGGTGTCGCTTGTCGGCCCCGGCCTGGCGACGGCGGCTCAGAGGACGCTGACACTTGGCATGAATATCGAGCCGACCGGGCTTGATCCGACGGTGGCAGCCCCTGTGGCAATCGGCCAGGTGACCTGGCAGAATATTTTCGAAGGGCTGGTTGCCATCGACCGTGACGGCAAGATCGTGCCGCAACTGGCGAAAAGCTGGGCGATCTCCCCCGACGGTCTCACCTATACATTCAAGCTCCAGGAGGGCGTGACCTTCCACGATGGCGAGGCATTCGATTCCTCCGTGGCGAAATTCACGCTCGACCGGGCGCGTGGCCCGGACTCGACCAATGGCCAAAAGCGGTTTTTCAGCGCCATCGACAGCATCGAGACGCCCGACAAGACAACGCTGGTCTTGAAACTGAAGGAACCGGCGGGCTCGCTGCTCTACTGGCTGGGCTGGCCCGCCTCCGTGATGGTTGCCCCGAAAACCGCTGCTGATGACAAGACCAATCCCATTGGCACCGGCCCGTTCAAATTCGTCAGCTGGGCCAAGGGCGACCGGGTGGAGCTTGCTGCCAACCCTGATTACTGGAACAAGCAGGTAAAGCTTGGCCTCGACAAGGTGGTGTTCCGCTTCATTCCCGATGCCCAGGCCCAGGCGGCAGCGCTGAAATCCGGCGGTGTCGATGCCTTTCCAGAGTTTAGCGCGCCGGAACTGATGGACAGCTTCAAGGACGACGCCAAGCTTGCGACTGTTGTCGGCAATACCGAGCTGAAGGTCGTGGCTGGCATGAACAATAGCCGCAAGCCGTTTAACGACAAGCGCGTGCGCCAGGCGCTGATGATGGCCATCGACCGCTCGACGCTGGTGGAAGGCGCCTGGTCCGGCTACGGCACTGTGATCGGCAGCCATTATACCCCGAACGATCCGGGTTATGTCGATACCACCAAAGTCCTGCCGTATAACCCGGAAAAGGCCAAGGCGCTTCTGGAAGAAGCGGGCTATCCGAACGGGTTCAGCTTCACCATCAAGACCCCGCAAATGACCTATGCGCCGCGCAGCGCCGAAATCATGCAGGCCATGCTGGCCGAAATCGGCGTGACGATGACCATAGAGCCCACCGAGTTTCCCGGAAAATGGGTGTCGGATGTGTTCAAGGGTACGGATTACGATATGACCATCGTTGCCCATGCCGAGCCAATGGATATCGATATCTATGCCCGCGACCCCTATTATTTCAACTATAAGAACCCGGTCTTCAACGAGACGATCAAGAAGATCCAGGCCACATCCGATCCGGCGGCCCAGGCCACGCTTTACGGTCAGGCGCAGCAGATTCTTGCCGAGGATGTGCCAGCACTCTACCTGTTCGTCATGCCGAAGCTTGGTGTCTGGAACAAGAAGATCAAGGGCTTGTGGGAAAATGAACCGATCCCCGCCAATGTTTTGACGGATGTGCATTGGGAGGATTGA
- a CDS encoding ABC transporter permease codes for MLALILRRLGGLVLTLAAVSILIFVLMDVLPGDPAAVMLGTSASPDTLAALRHELGLDQPLAIRYLHWLAGAVTGDLGQSYTYGVPVAGLIGERLTVTLPLAVMAILLSMAIAIPMGVASASRRNSSFDYAAGFLSQLFIAVPGFWVGLLLVLGFSVKLGWMPAGGFAGWQAGFGSALLSLTLPAIALALPQAGVLTRVTRSAVLDVMNEDFVRTARAKGLTRRAALWRHAVPNALVPVMTILGLQFTFLIAGAILIENVFNLPGLGRLAYQALNQRDIIVMQDVVLFFAGLVIIMNFLVDLSYLVLDPRLRGRGK; via the coding sequence ATGCTTGCCCTTATTCTCAGGCGGCTGGGTGGCCTTGTCTTGACCCTGGCTGCCGTGTCCATCCTGATCTTTGTTTTGATGGATGTGCTGCCCGGCGATCCCGCCGCTGTCATGCTCGGCACCTCGGCAAGCCCCGATACGCTGGCGGCGCTGCGCCATGAGCTTGGCCTCGATCAACCGCTGGCGATCCGCTATCTGCACTGGCTGGCAGGTGCCGTGACGGGGGATCTGGGGCAGTCCTATACCTATGGCGTGCCGGTGGCTGGCTTGATCGGCGAGCGCCTCACCGTCACGCTGCCTTTGGCGGTGATGGCGATCCTTCTGTCCATGGCAATCGCCATCCCGATGGGTGTCGCTTCGGCCTCCCGCCGCAATAGCAGTTTCGATTATGCGGCTGGCTTTCTGTCGCAACTGTTTATCGCCGTTCCGGGCTTCTGGGTCGGACTGTTGCTGGTCCTCGGCTTTTCAGTAAAACTCGGCTGGATGCCGGCTGGTGGCTTCGCCGGGTGGCAAGCAGGGTTCGGTTCGGCACTGCTGTCGTTGACGCTGCCGGCCATCGCATTGGCGCTGCCACAGGCAGGCGTATTGACCCGCGTCACCCGCTCGGCGGTGCTTGACGTGATGAACGAGGATTTCGTCCGCACCGCCCGCGCCAAGGGCCTGACACGGCGGGCGGCTTTGTGGCGTCATGCGGTGCCGAATGCGCTGGTGCCTGTCATGACCATTCTCGGCCTGCAATTCACCTTCCTGATTGCCGGGGCCATCCTGATTGAAAATGTCTTCAACTTGCCGGGGCTGGGGCGGCTTGCCTATCAGGCGCTGAACCAGCGCGACATCATCGTCATGCAGGATGTCGTCCTGTTCTTTGCTGGCCTGGTCATCATCATGAATTTCCTTGTCGATCTCTCTTATCTCGTGCTGGACCCAAGATTGCGGGGGAGGGGCAAATGA
- a CDS encoding ABC transporter permease: MTTTVTISKPSTRRLARLFLRPTLLIGGLIIILLVAIALLSLVWTPLPPTRMQIVYKLKPPLVHGLLGTDQLGRDLTSMLMVGAWNSLSTALAAVVLGAGIGTLFGVTVAARRGMVEALTMRINDVIFAIPPILSAMMLGALLGTGRFTAIIAIAVFMVPVFARVTASAALQVWSRDYVLAARAAGKGQVLITIEHVLPNIASQIIVQVAIQLGLAILTEAGLSFLGLGMPPPAPTWGRMLADSQTYLAAAPWLAILPGLAIALTVLGFNMLGDGLRDLLDPREKGRS; the protein is encoded by the coding sequence ATGACCACGACCGTGACAATTTCAAAACCGTCTACCAGGCGGCTCGCTCGTCTCTTTCTCCGTCCGACTTTGCTGATCGGCGGGCTGATTATCATCCTGCTGGTGGCGATTGCCCTTCTGTCGCTGGTCTGGACACCGCTGCCGCCGACCCGGATGCAGATCGTCTACAAGCTGAAACCGCCGCTGGTGCATGGCCTGCTGGGAACCGACCAGCTTGGCCGCGACCTGACCTCCATGCTGATGGTTGGCGCCTGGAACTCTCTATCGACCGCCCTGGCGGCGGTGGTGCTTGGCGCAGGCATCGGCACGCTGTTCGGCGTCACGGTTGCGGCGCGGCGCGGCATGGTCGAGGCGCTGACCATGCGGATCAACGATGTGATCTTCGCTATTCCTCCGATCCTGTCGGCCATGATGCTCGGCGCTCTGCTTGGCACGGGGCGGTTTACCGCCATTATCGCTATCGCCGTGTTCATGGTGCCAGTTTTTGCCCGCGTCACCGCCAGTGCTGCTCTTCAGGTCTGGTCACGGGATTATGTGCTGGCGGCGCGTGCTGCAGGCAAGGGTCAGGTGCTGATCACCATCGAACATGTCTTGCCCAATATTGCCAGCCAGATCATCGTACAGGTCGCCATCCAGCTCGGCCTGGCCATTCTGACCGAGGCGGGCTTGAGCTTTCTTGGTCTCGGCATGCCGCCACCGGCACCGACCTGGGGGCGGATGCTGGCCGATTCCCAGACCTATCTTGCTGCCGCGCCCTGGCTTGCCATCCTGCCGGGCCTTGCCATCGCGCTTACTGTGCTTGGCTTTAATATGCTGGGCGATGGGCTGCGCGATCTTCTCGACCCGCGTGAAAAGGGGCGTTCATGA
- a CDS encoding ABC transporter ATP-binding protein — MSEQPLLSVRDLSIAVDLPDGRCMPIIDDLSFDLRAGETLGIVGESGSGKSLASLAIIGLLPRVARPTGQILLDGEDLLSASEDRLCKIRGNRIGMIFQEPLTALNPAMTIGDQIAEGLVWHRGLSWRQARREAVELLDQVRIPHAKRRAVTYPHEMSGGQRQRVGIAIALALKPALMIADEPTTALDVTVQAEVLDILDDLVREYRMALILVSHDLGVIARMCDRTLVLYAGRRMEEGPTHDVLTTPLNPYTRGLLSAVPKRVPGKDGEEGRLATIPGTVPGFAQLPQGCCFSDRCPDVVTECRLTAPGWSRHGEDRGVRCLRAEQGEVSQ, encoded by the coding sequence ATGAGCGAACAACCGTTGCTCTCGGTTCGAGACCTGTCCATTGCAGTAGATCTTCCCGATGGTCGTTGCATGCCCATCATCGATGACCTGAGTTTCGACCTGCGGGCTGGCGAAACGCTTGGCATTGTCGGTGAAAGCGGCTCTGGAAAATCACTGGCATCGCTGGCAATTATCGGACTTCTGCCCCGCGTCGCCCGCCCGACCGGCCAGATCCTGCTTGACGGAGAGGACCTGTTGAGCGCCAGCGAAGACCGGCTGTGCAAGATCCGTGGCAACCGGATCGGCATGATCTTCCAGGAACCGTTGACAGCGCTCAACCCGGCGATGACCATCGGCGACCAGATCGCCGAAGGCCTGGTCTGGCATCGCGGTCTCAGTTGGCGTCAGGCGCGCCGCGAGGCGGTGGAGCTTCTCGATCAGGTCCGCATTCCCCATGCCAAGCGCCGGGCAGTGACTTACCCGCATGAAATGTCGGGCGGCCAGCGCCAGCGCGTTGGCATCGCCATCGCGCTGGCCTTGAAACCGGCATTGATGATCGCCGACGAGCCGACCACGGCGCTCGATGTGACGGTACAGGCCGAAGTGCTGGATATTCTCGATGATCTCGTGCGCGAATATCGGATGGCGCTGATCCTCGTCAGCCACGATCTCGGCGTCATCGCCCGCATGTGCGACCGCACTCTGGTTCTCTATGCCGGAAGGCGGATGGAGGAAGGTCCAACCCACGATGTTCTGACCACCCCGCTCAATCCTTATACGCGCGGCCTGCTGTCTGCCGTGCCCAAGCGGGTGCCTGGAAAGGACGGCGAGGAAGGCAGGCTTGCCACCATTCCCGGTACGGTTCCAGGGTTTGCGCAACTGCCGCAAGGCTGCTGCTTTTCCGACCGTTGTCCTGATGTGGTGACGGAGTGTCGTCTCACCGCGCCGGGCTGGTCGAGGCATGGCGAGGATCGCGGCGTGCGCTGTCTGCGCGCTGAGCAAGGGGAGGTCAGCCAATGA